ACCTGCGCAGGGAGCTTGAGGAGCCGCATCGTGTTCGCGACCGTGACCCGGTCCTTCCCCACCCGCCTGGAGATATCTTCCTGGGAAAGGGAAAATTCGTGCGCAAGGCGGTGAAACCCTTCCGCAAGTTCGATCGCGTTCAGGTCCGCCCGCTGGACGTTCTCCACTATCGTCGCCTCGAGCGCTTCCCGGTCGGAGAGTTTCCGCACGACCGCGGGAACGGTTTCGAGGCCTGCCGCCTGGGCGGCGCGCAAACGCCGCTCGCCCGCCACCAGTTCGTACCCGCCGGCGGTCTGGCGGACGAGAAGCGGCTGGAGGACCCCTTTCTCCCGGAGGGAATCCACCAGTTCGCGCAGATCGTCCGGCGAAAAGGTCCTCCTGGGCTGGAAGGGGCTGGTGCGGATCTGGTCCACCGGAATCCTCAGGAATTCCGTATCGCGCTCCGCAGGGCCGGGCAAGAGCGCGGAGAGCCCCCTTCCCAGAACTTTCTTTTTCAGCGGGTCGGGCTTTCGTTCCATCGGCTCACCATCTCTTTCGCCAGCTCGAGATAGCTCTGCGCCCCGCGGGAGCTCACGGCGTACAGCAGGGCCGGCTTCCCGAACGAGGGAGATTCGGACAGGCGCACGTTGCGGTGTATAACTGTTTGATATACTTGATCTTTTAGGTTATCGCGGGCCTCCGCGGCAACCTGGTGGGAAAGGTTGTTCCTGGCGTCGAACATGGTGAGGACCACTCCCTCCACTTTCAGGCCCGGATTCGCGCCCTCCCGGATCATGGTTATGGTCCGGTACAGGCTGGTCAGCCCTTCGAGCGCGTAATATTCGCATTGAAGGGGGATAAGGACCGTGCGGGCGGCGCACAGCGCGTTCAAGGTGAGCATCCCCAACGATGGCGGACAGTCGATGATTATCACTTCGAAGTCGTCCTTCGCGGGGCGAAGCGCGTCCGCCAGCCGGCTTTCCCGGCGGGAAAGGGAGATCAGCTCGATCTCCGCGCCGATAAGGTCCGCCGAGGAGGGGACCAGGTGAAGATACGGGATTGCCGTCGCGCGAATCGCTTCCTGTATGGGAATTTCGCCGAGAAGTACGCGGTAGATGTCATTTCCGGAATCCTGCCCCGGGGTCACGCCCACTCCCGACGTCGCGTTGGCCTGCGGATCGAAGTCGACCAGCAGCGTCTTCTTCTCCATAACAGCGAGGGAGGCCGAAAGGTTTACGGCCGTTGTGGTCTTCCCCACCCCCCCCTTCTGGTTCGCAACGGCGATGATACGGTCCAACGACGGTCCTTTCGGCATATCCGGGATATATCGCGGAAATAAGTTACCTTTGTACCACGCGGCGGGAGGCCCGCGCCAATAAAAACCGTGTCACTTTGCGCGGACCTCCCGGATTTCGCGCGAGCCCATTCCCCGCGGGAGCGCGAACCGCTCGCGCCTGCCGTACGCCGCGCCCGGCGGCAGCATATCTTCCCCGCCGGACTCCCCCCCCGCGTCGTCCGTCCCGCCTTCCCCCTTCCCGGGCCCGGTCATCAACAGGAGCCTCCCTCCCGGAGAAAGGTATGGGACGAGAAGGCGCGCCGCTTCGAGGGGCGGAAGCGTGGCCCGCGTGACGATCTGCTCGAACAGGCCGATCGGCAGAACCGACCCGGGCACCAACCTCCCCCGGACCACTTCGGCGTTGCGGAGACCCAGCATCGCGCACGCATGGGAAAGGAACGCGCATTTTTTAGCGGACGATTCCAGCATGACCACCCGCGCCTCCGGGAGCACGATCGCCAGGGGTATGCCGGGATAGCCCGCACCGGACCCGAAATCCAGCGTCCTTCCGGTGAACGGGGAAAAAGCCAGGAGAAGGAGTGAATCGAGAATGTGCTTTACCGCCACTTCCCGAGGGGCGGTTATCGCCGTCAGCCGGACAGCACGGTTCCAGCGCAGCATCTCCCCGGCATGGCGGACGAGCTTCGCCGCCGCATCCTCCGGTACCGCGATTCCGGCTCCGGCAAGGAGCTCCGACAGCTCCTTATCGCCAAGCGCCGTCATCCGGCGGTATGTTCCACGTGGAACATTCGGTTTAAACTTTGGATTCGTAAAGGAAATTATCGAGCCGAACACCGTTTTCCGCCACCGCTACTCCACCTTGGGAGGCGCCGGCGCAACACCCCGCTTCAGCGCCACGAGCAGGAGCGCCACCGCCGCGGGGGTCACCCCCGGGATGCGCTGCGCCTGCCCGATCGATCCCGGCCGGACCCGGACGAGCTTGTCCCTTACCTCCGCGGACAGGCCGTATACCGACTCGAAGGAAAATCCCGATGGAAATTGCATGTCCTCGTATTTCTTGAGCTTCCTGGCCTCTTCCTCCTGCCTGCGGATGTACCCTTCGTACTTGACGGTCAACTCCGCCTGCTCCGCCGCCCCCGGTTCCGCCAGGGCGAAGTCCCCGTCGCAGGAAATCAGCATCGCCGCCGTCACTTCCGGCCGGCGCAAAAGCTCGGTGTAGGAGATACCCGGCCGGACCGCCCCTCCCCCCGCTTCCTCCACCACCCGGCAGACCGGGTGGCCCGGAGTCACCCGCGTTTCCTCCAGCCGCCGCAGGAATGCGGACAGCCCTTCGCGTCTTCGGTGGAATTCCCTGTACCGTTCCTCGGGCAGCAGCCCCGCGCGGTACCCGATTCCCGAAAGGCGAAGGTCCGCGTTGTCCTCCCGGAGCAGCAGCCGGTACTCGGCCCGCGAGGTGAACATCCGGTACGGCTCCTGGGCGCCCTTTGTGACCAGATCGTCTATCAGAACGCCGATGTACGCGTCCGCCCGTCCAAGAATCACGGGGGGCTCGCCCTTGACCTTCCGCGCCGCGTTGATCCCGGCGAGAATCCCCTGCGCCGCGGCTTCCTCGTACCCGCTGGTGCCGTTTATCTGCCCGGCATGAAAGAGATTTTCCACGGCCTTGGTTTCCAGGGACGGCCTCAGCTGGACGGGGTCGACGAAATCGTACTCGATGGCGTACCCGGGCCGCACGATCTCCACCTGCTCCAGTCCCGGGATCGTCCGCAGCATCCTGACCTGGATGTCGTAGGGCAGGCTCGTAGACACCCCGTTGGGATAATACTCGGCGGTGCGAAGCCCTTCCGGCTCGAGGAAGACCTGGTGACGCTCCTTTTCAGCGAAACGCACCACCTTGTCCTCGATGGAAGGACAGTAGCGGGGGCCGATCCCCTTGATCACGCCGGAATAAAGCGGAGAACGGGAAAGGCCCGAACGTATCGCCTCGTGCGTCGCCCCGTTGGTCCAGGTCATGTAGCAAGGGACCTGCGGCCTGGCCAACTTCTTGTTTCCGAAGGAAAATGGGACCGGGTCCGCATCCCCTTCCTGCCGGACGGTCCGGGAAAAATCGATGGTCTTTCCGTCGAGCCGCGGGGTGGTTCCGGTTTTCAGCCTCCCGACCGTAAGCCCAAGCTCCCGGAGGGAATCGGAGAGCTTCATCGCGGGGAAGTCTCCGGCTCGGCCCGCCGGGAAATTGACCAGCCCGATGTGCACGAGCCCTTTCAGGAACGTGCCGGTGCACAGGACGACGGTCCTCCCCCTGAAGCGGACCCCCAGGTTCGTCTCCACTCCGACGGCCTTACCCCCCTCCGCGAGCACGGCGTCGACCATGGCCTGCTTGACGTCGAGACCGTAGACGCTTTCAAGCGTCCGCTTCATCCGCAGGCGATAGAGCTGCTTGTCCGCCTGCGCCCGCGAGGAGCGGACAGCCGGGCCCTTGCTGGTGTTGAGCTGCCGGAACTGTATCCCCGTCGCGTCGATGTTCCGGGCCATCTCACCGCCGAGAGCGTCGATTTCCCGGACCAGGTGCCCTTTGGCAAGCCCCCCGATCGCCGGGTTGCAGGACATGAGGCCGATCGCGTCCGCATTGATCGTGAGCAGCAGCGTTCGGCGGCCCATACGCGCCGCTGCCAGGGCCGCCTCGCATCCGGCATGACCTCCGCCGACGACCACCACATCGTACTCGACGGGATAATCGTATTTGAAACCGGTCATTTAACCCCCATGTTCCACGTGGAACGTTTTCACGAAGCGCCGCCCCCCTGCCCGTTCCGGTTTCACTTTCCGATGCAGAAGGACCCGAAGATGGCGGCAAGAACCTCCTCCGGCGCGACCTCCCCGGTGATCTCGGAGAGCGCCAGGGCCGCCTCCCGGACGTCCGCTGCGGGAAATTCCATCGAAAGCCCCTCCCCCGCCGCAGCCTCCG
The genomic region above belongs to Deltaproteobacteria bacterium and contains:
- a CDS encoding ParB/RepB/Spo0J family partition protein, with the translated sequence MERKPDPLKKKVLGRGLSALLPGPAERDTEFLRIPVDQIRTSPFQPRRTFSPDDLRELVDSLREKGVLQPLLVRQTAGGYELVAGERRLRAAQAAGLETVPAVVRKLSDREALEATIVENVQRADLNAIELAEGFHRLAHEFSLSQEDISRRVGKDRVTVANTMRLLKLPAQVKQAVVEGKLSGGHARALLAAPPEKILEIFATAVRKGLSVREVEELCKNAGKRRHVRKTARHDPHLRDLEEKLSRRGGTKVRIRGTQKKGVIEVAYFSDGEFLRLCELLFGGR
- the mnmG gene encoding tRNA uridine-5-carboxymethylaminomethyl(34) synthesis enzyme MnmG produces the protein MTGFKYDYPVEYDVVVVGGGHAGCEAALAAARMGRRTLLLTINADAIGLMSCNPAIGGLAKGHLVREIDALGGEMARNIDATGIQFRQLNTSKGPAVRSSRAQADKQLYRLRMKRTLESVYGLDVKQAMVDAVLAEGGKAVGVETNLGVRFRGRTVVLCTGTFLKGLVHIGLVNFPAGRAGDFPAMKLSDSLRELGLTVGRLKTGTTPRLDGKTIDFSRTVRQEGDADPVPFSFGNKKLARPQVPCYMTWTNGATHEAIRSGLSRSPLYSGVIKGIGPRYCPSIEDKVVRFAEKERHQVFLEPEGLRTAEYYPNGVSTSLPYDIQVRMLRTIPGLEQVEIVRPGYAIEYDFVDPVQLRPSLETKAVENLFHAGQINGTSGYEEAAAQGILAGINAARKVKGEPPVILGRADAYIGVLIDDLVTKGAQEPYRMFTSRAEYRLLLREDNADLRLSGIGYRAGLLPEERYREFHRRREGLSAFLRRLEETRVTPGHPVCRVVEEAGGGAVRPGISYTELLRRPEVTAAMLISCDGDFALAEPGAAEQAELTVKYEGYIRRQEEEARKLKKYEDMQFPSGFSFESVYGLSAEVRDKLVRVRPGSIGQAQRIPGVTPAAVALLLVALKRGVAPAPPKVE
- a CDS encoding ParA family protein, with product MDRIIAVANQKGGVGKTTTAVNLSASLAVMEKKTLLVDFDPQANATSGVGVTPGQDSGNDIYRVLLGEIPIQEAIRATAIPYLHLVPSSADLIGAEIELISLSRRESRLADALRPAKDDFEVIIIDCPPSLGMLTLNALCAARTVLIPLQCEYYALEGLTSLYRTITMIREGANPGLKVEGVVLTMFDARNNLSHQVAAEARDNLKDQVYQTVIHRNVRLSESPSFGKPALLYAVSSRGAQSYLELAKEMVSRWNESPTR
- the rsmG gene encoding 16S rRNA (guanine(527)-N(7))-methyltransferase RsmG — its product is MTALGDKELSELLAGAGIAVPEDAAAKLVRHAGEMLRWNRAVRLTAITAPREVAVKHILDSLLLLAFSPFTGRTLDFGSGAGYPGIPLAIVLPEARVVMLESSAKKCAFLSHACAMLGLRNAEVVRGRLVPGSVLPIGLFEQIVTRATLPPLEAARLLVPYLSPGGRLLLMTGPGKGEGGTDDAGGESGGEDMLPPGAAYGRRERFALPRGMGSREIREVRAK